The DNA sequence AGCGCCGTAGCTTCACCTCCGATAACCACTTCAGTGCGCGTTTCCGCCCCGGCTCGACGGGCGTACGATTAGTTAACGTGTCCAGTTCGGGTAGCTCTTGATTGACTTTAGTCACCTGATTCACTCCATTGTTGTAATGTGCAGTTATCTTCAATTTTTTCCAACTGACGAGATTTTATAATCTTTGCTCGCGAGGTTTAAAAAAAAATCCCAACTGCTACTAAAACAATGGAAAACAAATAAAAAGGTACTTACCCCACCAGCGCAAGACATGCTGTAGAGTAAGTACCTGTCGTTCAGTCACTGTTTTTAGTTGCTGCTACTGTAACACTACTTGTGCAGGATGCCACCCACAGGGGCGAGTTGTTCCCCTAGTTGTTTTGCCCGGTCGCGTGCCGACAGGACTGCCGCATGTACGGCGTGGGAAAAATCGTGTGCCCGCAACACTTCCAACCCGGCAAAAGTCGTGCCGCCCGGCGACGTAATTTTTTCGCGCAATAGCGCTGGCTCCTCGTTTGTCCGCGCCAACATTTCGGCAGCGCCGATCAACGTTTGTACGGTTAGCTGGCGCGCCGTTTCCGGCCGCAGTCCGGCGTCGATGCCAGCTTGTTCCATCGCCTCGACGAGATAGTACACGTAAGCCGGACCACTCCCGGACAATCCGGTGACAGCGTCCAATTGCTCCTCGTCTAACGTGACGACAGTGCCGACCGACTGAAACAGCTGCTCAGCGAGTTTGACATGTGCGGGCCTAGCCCACCGGCCTGCCGCGAGCCCGGTCGCGGAACGGCCGACCGTGCACGACGTGTTCGGCATCGCGCGAACGATTGGAATTTCTGCTCGGACAAATCCTTCTAAATGGTGGGTGGATACACCGGCGACGACGGAGAGCAACACGTGTTGTCCAGAGCGCAAGCTGCTCCCCCACGCCGTCATCGCTTCCGCGACGTCTTTTGGTTTCACTGCGAGCACGACGATTTGCGCGCCGCGGAGCGCATCTGCTTTACGCTCGGGCTCGGGACAGACGATGCCATAGCGCTGCTTTAATGTTTTAAGCCGCATATCATCCGCCTTGTTGAGGACAAAAATGCTATCTGGCCGCGTCAACTTTTTTTCTAACAGTCCGCCGATGATCGCTTCCGCCATCGCCCCCGCACCGATAAAGCAAATCGATTCACTTAACACGATGTCACACCTCCTCCGCGTATTTGTCCCGTGCCGCGCAACACGTACTTGTACGATGTCAACTCCTTCAGCCCCATCGGACCGCGCGCGTGTAGTTTTTGCGTGCTAATCCCCATCTCGGCGCCGAAACCGAACTGAAAGCCGTCGGTAAAGCGCGTCGACGCATTGTGGTACACGCATGCGGCGTCGACTCGCCGCAAGAACGATTCCGCCGTCTCTATATCGTCAGTGACAATACACTCCGAATGCTTCGTGCCGTGTTTGTCAATGTGACTAATCGCTTCGTCGAGGTCCGCTACAATTTTCACTGCAAGGATGTGATCTAAGTACTCGCGATCCCAATCTGCCGCCTCAGCTGCTGACACGTTCGGGGCGAAGGCGCGGGTGCGCGCACACCCCCTTACGATGACGCCACGGCTCGCGAGGGTAGACAACAATGTCGTTAAGCGATCGTCGACCTCTGCCCACCCCTCGTGTACGAGCAGCGTCTCCAGCGCATTGCAGACGCCTGGGCGGTCCGTTTTTGCGTTGAGGACGATCTGTTCCGCCATCGCCGCGTCCGCCGCGCGGTCGATGTACGTGTGGCAGACACCTGCCCCCGTTTCCAGCACTGGGACACGCGATTCAGCGATCACGCGCTGAATAAACGCCGCACTGCCACGGGGAACGATCACATCGATTAACTCGCTAAGCGTCAGCATTTCCGCCACCGCTTCGCGCGCCGTATCTTCCACGAGTTGGATGCATTCCTCCGCCAGATCCGCTCGCCGTAAGCCGGTGTGAATAGCG is a window from the Numidum massiliense genome containing:
- the proC gene encoding pyrroline-5-carboxylate reductase, which gives rise to MLSESICFIGAGAMAEAIIGGLLEKKLTRPDSIFVLNKADDMRLKTLKQRYGIVCPEPERKADALRGAQIVVLAVKPKDVAEAMTAWGSSLRSGQHVLLSVVAGVSTHHLEGFVRAEIPIVRAMPNTSCTVGRSATGLAAGRWARPAHVKLAEQLFQSVGTVVTLDEEQLDAVTGLSGSGPAYVYYLVEAMEQAGIDAGLRPETARQLTVQTLIGAAEMLARTNEEPALLREKITSPGGTTFAGLEVLRAHDFSHAVHAAVLSARDRAKQLGEQLAPVGGILHK
- a CDS encoding glutamate-5-semialdehyde dehydrogenase, which produces MSDVRTKATLCKQQTTYLAAVPEEQKNEALKQVAGALEEQKGHILAANEEDVQEGRAGGVSAALLDRLTLTEARLNEMAAGLMSLRELPDPIGAAIDGWQLENGLRVEKVRVPLGVIGMIYEARPNVTIDAFGLGLKTGNAMLLRGSSSAIQSNKALLAAIHTGLRRADLAEECIQLVEDTAREAVAEMLTLSELIDVIVPRGSAAFIQRVIAESRVPVLETGAGVCHTYIDRAADAAMAEQIVLNAKTDRPGVCNALETLLVHEGWAEVDDRLTTLLSTLASRGVIVRGCARTRAFAPNVSAAEAADWDREYLDHILAVKIVADLDEAISHIDKHGTKHSECIVTDDIETAESFLRRVDAACVYHNASTRFTDGFQFGFGAEMGISTQKLHARGPMGLKELTSYKYVLRGTGQIRGGGVTSC